The DNA window CATTTATACTCAATGCCAGCCAGAGTCAAGCACAGCATCTGGTAGCGCCAAATCTTTCTGATTCAAATTATCTTCTTCGCCGAAAGAACAATAAGCTGGAAGCTGATCATTAAATGCACCGCCGTAAATATCATAATTCTGAGTGGTTTCAATTTCGGGGCGGGTCCATCTTAAGAAGTTTCTTCCATTCCATTGTGTACCAATGTGTGCTTCATTGGGAGTCGGGCTATCAGTATTTGCTTGCAATGAATCAATACTTGCGCCTTGCAAATTTTGATCTGAATTGCAGTATACTGATGAATCAATTAAATGACTACAATCCAAAGAAACTGGAACGGATGGACAAGGCTCAATCAGAGGAACGTGAACCGGCGTGTCAGCAGACTCAAATGAGGTAAGTGGCGGCACATACATGCCGCTCCTGGTACACTGTTGAGTCTGTGAGTTTTGGAATGAAGGGAGCTTAAAACTCATGGACCCGTTAATGGGCTCAGAAGAAGAGATATTTGACGCGGCATGAAAACCAGTTATAGGATTATCATATCCATGAAGAATGCATGTGTTAAGAATCGGATCACATAGAGTAGACAATATAGGATATTTTCCATACTGATCAAATACTTCCGGGACAGCAACACTACTGCTACTGATCAAATATTTCCGCCGCACTACTGCTGCTCTACGCAAGGGTAAGGTATTATGAGACGAATCTGAGCACCGTCCAACCAAGTCACTTATTGGTTTGTAATCTTGTGTCTCAAAATATGGCGGCAACATATCTGGGtggaatttgaaatatttaaggtCCAAGTCAGTTATGTACAAGTTGAAGTTTTCTGTTTCATCATGCTGGCTGGGTTCATTTGCCAATGTGTCGGCACTTTCTTGACTGCCATTAAACGAATATTTGGATGTTATCTCGTTAGGATAGATTGGTAAGCCAGCTCGTTGTCGTTTCCTATATCTTGCATTCCAAAAGTTCTTTATCTCGTTATATGTACGTCCCGACAACAATGCAGCCATTTGAGTCCACTTGCTTCCCTTCAGAAAGTGGAACTCAaggattttgtgtttttcttcagCACTAAATGGACCCCTTTTCAGTCCTGGCCTCAAGTAATTCGGCCATCGTAGACGATAACTTTTCCCATCGCGAGCAAGTCCTGAATTCTTCTGGACGGCCTTCCACTTTCCCTCTCCATACTTCTTAATATGATCTACCAAAATTTCATCCTCTTCCCTTGTCCACGGACCTTTCTTTAGAGCAACTTCTCCTCCTCCCGCGTTATCTCTTCGATCAGCTTCTTCCCCGATAATAATGAATGGCTACCTTCCTTTACAGTACCTTCTCCTCCTTTCACGTTACCTGTTTGATCGGCTTCTTCCACCGGTAATACCGACCGGCTACGTTTTAGCCTTTTGCCACCATCACCCTCACTTGATAatgatgactttttacgtttaGGCGTCGAAGTGCTACTCATGATTCAATATATCTGAAATTTTGAAACTGATTATTATGGAGGGAATGGAAATGTTGAAATTGATActaaaccggcttgtagggtgaggattgcccccacttataaggacatgtttaggccatatattgtccgatgtgggactcttaacacaccccctcacacccaggactagacaactggagcgtgaaaataaatggtgggtggtgttgtaccccaaaatttgcccgatcaaatctacatcttttaattcatcaagggtcaaaattaagagtcatggggtttgacattcctattgtcaaatccgccctcttataaaataccctGAGTTAAAAGGAGGTGAAATTAACAGGTATCTTGGGTCCAAACATTTGTCCCATCTGTCTCAGGCTTGGATCATGTTTGGGGATATTCTAATGAGTTTCTATtgttcaaaaaaatttaattggtaAGGTATTGATTTAGTCCTATTAGTTTTGTTAAATgtttattattaatatcattaCTAACATTAGGATTATCATTTGGGTTTTTTCTATGATCAGGTTATTATTTTTAGAGAAAAGGGgtaatgcactgacagtgtaaaatatttttatactgtcaaccaatcaccacccatgcaTCTAATTAAaccacttttttatttaaaaa is part of the Vicia villosa cultivar HV-30 ecotype Madison, WI linkage group LG2, Vvil1.0, whole genome shotgun sequence genome and encodes:
- the LOC131651269 gene encoding transcription factor GAMYB-like, producing MSSTSTPKRKKSSLSSEGDGGKRLKRSRSVLPVEEADQTGNVKGGEEADRRDNAGGGEVALKKGPWTREEDEILVDHIKKYGEGKWKAVQKNSGLARDGKSYRLRWPNYLRPGLKRGPFSAEEKHKILEFHFLKGSKWTQMAALLSGRTYNEIKNFWNARYRKRQRAGLPIYPNEITSKYSFNGSQESADTLANEPSQHDETENFNLYITDLDLKYFKFHPDMLPPYFETQDYKPISDLVGRCSDSSHNTLPLRRAAVVRRKYLISSSSVAVPEVFDQYGKYPILSTLCDPILNTCILHGYDNPITGFHAASNISSSEPINGSMSFKLPSFQNSQTQQCTRSGMYVPPLTSFESADTPVHVPLIEPCPSVPVSLDCSHLIDSSVYCNSDQNLQGASIDSLQANTDSPTPNEAHIGTQWNGRNFLRWTRPEIETTQNYDIYGGAFNDQLPAYCSFGEEDNLNQKDLALPDAVLDSGWH